The genomic DNA TCAATTTTTTGAATTGACACAGATTTTCCTCCTTAATGCACATTACAAGTTTATTACTTTAACTCCTTGTACGTAGATGTTTACAGAATCTACTGCTAGTCCTACAGTTTGATCTAATGTATATTTCACTTTCGTCTGCACGTTATGTGCTACTTCTGAAATTTTCGTACCATAGCTCACAATAATATACATATCAATATGTACTTCATCTTCATCTTTACGAACAATAACACCTCTAGTGAAGTTTTCTTTTCGTAAAATGTCTGTTAAACCATCTTTTAACTGATTTTTTGATGCCATACCTACGATACCGTAGCAATCTACTGCGGCACCTCCAGCAATTGTTGCAATTACATCTGTACTAATATCAATTTGACCATACTTCGTTTTAATTTCAATTGACATCTCGTTTCCCCCTTCATAAATGGTGAAAGTGAGCTAGACTACTTTAGTTACTATCATATAATCTTTTTAAAGAAAATTCCATCGTTCTTTCTTTTCACTCTCATATTTTATGTTTTAAATCACATTTTTTATGATGAGCAAAATAGTCCATTGTTATTATACAACATGTACCACTATAATATGTCAAGCAATTTTTCTTGATTTCAACTTTTCATCATCAACATATAGTGTCAAGTAATTTTTCTTGATTTCTTTTTTCTACGGTGTTGCATTCTCTTTTTAGTTGTGTTAAATTATAGTAGTGTTTTTAGCATCGCAAAAAAGACTAACATTGAAAAATTACGTATGGTAAGGTATCAAGGGAGGGAAATATAAATGGCTCGTGTTTGTGCTATCACCGGAAGAAAAGCTCGTTCTGGTAACTCTCGTTCTCACGCAATGAACGCTACAAAACGTAAATGGGGCGCTAACCTTCAAAAAGTTCGCGTACGCATCGACGGAAAAGTTCAACGTGTTTACGTTTCTGCTAGAGCATTAAAATCTGGCAAAATCGAACGTGTTTAATAATAAAAAAAAGAGCCGCTAGGCTCTTTTTTTACTATGACAATGGAAAAAGCACCGGTAATAGGTGCTTTTTTTAATCTTTTTTGAAGGTATTTAACATGGCACGAACAATTCCACCAAGAAATTTAGGTAACTTAATTGTATAAAATCTCATGGTTTCCCTCCTAATCCCCATTACTCCACTTGTTCACTATATGATGTAAGGAGCAAAATTGTTTCTTCAATCAGTGCTTCTTATCACCATTAATATGCCAGAAGTAAATGAAAAAGTACCTTTTTCCTTAACGAGTTCATTACTAATACAAAGTGTTGATCCCCATTCTATTGTTTTATTAGTTAGAGGATACTTAAAACCAAGTAATGTAATCCCTTCCACTATTTCAGTAACCGGTACAAAAGATACATAAGGGAAATCTTTATTTTCTTCAATTATATGTGTACCCACTTTTTTCACGCTTATTTCATTTTTATTGTCTACAATACACATTTCTATCCCTACTTCTAACCCTTTTAAAAGCATCTGGATATTCGCTAAACCGTGATCCAACCTTCCGCCAGTAGCACCAAAAATACGAATCAATGTTGGATTTTGTTCTAAGGCCCAGTTAATCGCAATTTCTAAATCTGTTTGATCTTTTTCACGAGGAACAATATGTAAGTCATTTGTTTGCTGCCCCATCCATACTAATTCCTCTTCAGTAACCGAATCGTAATCTCCAAACGCAACAGTTGGAGTAATTCCTCCTTTTAATAAACGATATACACCTCTATCAACTGCAGCCCACACTACTTTCTCATTTTCATATCGAGAAAAATCTGCACAATATTCCGCAGGTCCACCCGCTAAAATATGAATAATCATGTTTCCTTCCCCTTCTATTGTAAAAAGGCAATCTGCCATTCGGTAGATTGCCTTTTTACATATTTTTTCTCTATCCTTTATAAATTAGTGAAAACTTACTACACTAGAAGATTCACTGGGATAAAGACTCGTTCATTCATTATCCACGAATGACACGAATCGCTTCACCGCGATCTTTTTGATTGTATACTGCTGATCCAGCTACAAGTACATTTGCTCCTGCTTCAACACAAAGTCGTGCTGTTTCAGCGTTTACACCACCATCAACTTCAATTTCTACTTCTAGATTGCGCTCTTTAACCATTTCTGCAACTTGTTTAATTTTCGGTAATACAGAATGGATAAATTTCTGTCCACCAAATCCAGGGTTTACTGTCATAAGTAATACCATATCGATATCTTCTAATACATGCTCAATCGTTGAAACTGGCGTATGCGGATTTAATACAACTCCCGCTTTAATGCCATGAGATTTAATTAACTGAATTGTACGATGCAGATGAGGGCATGCCTCTACATGAACAGTAATAATATCCGCTCCCGCTTTTGCGAAAGTCGGGATATAGTTATCAGGATTTTGAATCATTAAATGCACATCTAATGGTAACGATGTAATCGGACGGATCGCTTCTACAATTAATGGTCCAATCGTAATGTTCGGTACGAAATGTCCATCCATTACATCGACGTGAATGTAATCTGCTCCGCCTTTCTCTACATCTTTAATCTCTTCCCCTAATTTTGAAAAATCTGCTGATAAGATCGATGGTGCAATTTTAATCATAACTAATACCTCGGCTTTCTCTCTCTAATTTCTTCTACGAATTGTTTGTAATTCTTATAACGATATTCTGTAATCTTCCCTTCTTCAATCGCTGCCTTCACAGCACATTTCGGTTCAGAAAGATGTGTACACCCTCTAAATTTACAGTATTGGCTCGCTTCTTTCAACTCTGGAAAACAATATGTAAGATCTTCTACTTCTATATCTATGAAATCAAGTGAACTAAAACCAGGTGTATCTGCAACTAGTCCGCTTCCAATCGCAATTAATTCCACGTGTCTTGTCGTATGTTTCCCGCGCCCTAAATGCGAGGAAATATCATTCGTTTTCAGTTCTAACTCTGGACGTAAAACGTTAAGCATAGAAGATTTTCCAACACCAGATTGCCCTGCAACGACAGAAACACAACCTTCTAAGAATGGTTTTAAAATATCAATACTTTCCGATGTATTTATAGAAGTAAATAATACATCATATCCCATCTCACGATAATCATTTGCATAAGATTCAACAGTCTCTCTCATTTTTTCATCCACTAAATCCATCTTACTAATGCAAATAATCGGCTTAATGTTATGATATTCAATCAGCACTAAAAATCGATCTAACAGTCCCGGATTAAAATCTGGTTCTACTGCAGAGAAAACAAGAATTGCTTGATCAACATTAGCAATAGGAGGCCTAACAAGTTCATTTTTTCGATCGAATACTTCAAGCACGTATCCTTCACTTGGATTATCAGCTTGAAAGACAACTTGGTCTCCTACCAGTGGTGTAATTTTATTTTTTCTAAACACACCACGCCCGCGACATTGTGTAATCCCTTCTTCATGCTGTACATAATAAAACCCGCTTAGAGCTTTTACAATTTTTCCTTCTGGCATATAATTCTCCTTTATTTTGTATAAAGTGAAGCTGTAATTAATATGGGATGTAATATGGAATGGATTAGAATTCTTTAAATAATGATTTCAAAACCCGTCATATATACAAGGTAATATATTTAATCTACCATCAAATTTAAAATATTATTTATAACAGTATCACTTTTATAGCTTTTTGAATCATATATTTTTGCCTGTTATACAGTCCACTATATGTAGACAGCATAACAGGCAAGAGTAATGAATTCCATCCTCTCTAAAAAGAAAATGGAATTCATTATTATTGAGTTGGGTATGGTACTTCTTTGTCGATAATCGTTACACCATCTCGTACAATTTTATAGTGTCCTTTTGTACCTTCTTGAATTACAAATTCTAATGAAATAGTTGCCGCCTCTGAAATTGTTCTAGTTTCAATTGGTCTATCCATTTTTTGTTGCATATCTTCTTTATAAATTTCTATCGTTTGCGGTTTTTTCTCACCTATTATAGAAGACTCATACGGAATAGAAATATTATCTACTTTCACAGTTTTCGTTACTTTCGGCTTAGGACCCTCTGAGATGATAATCGTCACTTTATCTCCTTCTTTTAACGGCGTTCCTGGTTTTGGAGATTGCGAAATTACAAGTCCTTTATCAACAGTATCGGAATACTCTCGTTTTATATCTGGAGTTAGTTTTCTCTCATTCAAATAACCATTTACACTATTTTCAGTCCATCCTGAAAAATCACCTGGTCTAATTTGATAAGGACCTTTACTTACCCAAATTTTCAGTTCTTGTTCCGCTTCTACTACCATTTGATCCGGCGTCGGAATTTGCTCAACGATTTCACCTTTTGGTCTATCATTTTCAATATAATTTATTGTAACTTGTTTATATTTTTCTTCTAATTCAGACCTTATGCTCTCAAAATCTTTTCCTGTGAAATCACTCATCTTACTTTTCTTTTTTCCACCTGATTGATAGATAGTAATTTTAGAGTTTTCTTTCACGACTCTTCCTGCCACAGGGTCTGTTTTTATCACATCACCGGTTTCAACATCATCAGTATATACAATATTAGGTTCCGTAACCTCAAAACCCTTTTCAACTAATGTATTTACTGCTGTCGTATATTTCATACCAGCCACATCAGGAACCTTCACATCTTTTGGAATAAAGAATCCCGGAATAACAGTAAGCGCTAACGTTATTCCAATCGCTAAAAGTAAAAATGTCGTAATTAAAACTTTAAGCCATTTATTACTTCGTTTTTTCTTCTTATTTAAATCAGTTTCTTCTTTTCTTTTCTGTTCATCCACTTTACTTCCTTTTAAAACAATTGTTTCATCAGTTACATTTTCGAATAATTGTTCCTGTTGAATAATCGGAATCGCTTTTGTCGCTTCCATATCTTCCGGTATGTAAAATGGCTGCTCATTTATCCTCTCTGGATATAGCGCAGTTTCAATATCTCGTTTCATCGCATTAGCAGATTGATATCGATGAAACGGATCTTTCGCAGTTGCCTTTAATATAATATTCTCGACACTTTGCGGAATATTTTCATTCCATCTTTTTGGTGACGGAATTTCACTTTGTAAATGTTTTAAAGCTATAGCAACAGCAGATTCGCCAGAAAACGGTTGTCTTCCTGTTAACAATTCAAACATAACAATCCCTAGGGAATAAATATCTGATTGTTTATTTGCTATCCCGCCGCGTGCTTGTTCTGGTGATAAGTAATGCACCGAACCGAGTACCGAATTTGTATGTGTAATTGTTGTTGCACTTGTAGCTGTCGCAATTCCAAAATCTGTTACTTTTATTACTCCATCAGCTCGAATTAAAATATTGTGCGGTTTAATATCACGATGCACAATTTCAAAATGATGGGCGTGTGCCATGGCGGATGTTAACTGCTCCATTATATCAAGAGCTTCTCCTATCGGTAACATCCCTCGCTCAATTATGTATTGCTTCAATGTTTGTCCTGGTACATACTCCATTACAAGATAATATATACCATCTTCTTCTCCGACATCATACATATTCACAATATTTGGATGCGACAACGTTGTAACAGACTGCGCTTCTCGATGGAAACGTTTAATAAACTCTTCGTTATTTGAATAGTCGAGTCTTAATATTTTTACCGCTACATCCCGGCCCAGTATATCATCATGAGCTAAATACACATTGGCCATTCCACCGCCACCTATCATTTTCAGCAGCTTATAACGGTCATTTAAGCGTTTTCCAATCAGCACGTTGCACTTCACCTACTTTCGTTTGTCGAACCCGCATAATCAATAAGAACAAGGGTGATATTATCTTCCCCGCCACGATCATTCGCCAATTGAATGAGACGTTGTCCCTTAGTTTCAAGCTGTTCATTTAACTGTAAAACTTGTTGCATATCAGCGATAGAAACTTTATTAGATAATCCATCAGAGCAAAGAAGTAACTGATCATCTTCCTCAAGCACCAATGTTTTAACATCTAATCCGACTTTTTCTTCTGTTCCTAATGCTCTTAACAAAACATTCTTTTTTGGGTGATATTCTGCGTCTTCTTTTGAAATTTCACCATGTCTCACAAGTTCATTCACAAGTGAGTGATCTTCCGTTACAAGCGAGATTTCCCCTTCTGATACCATATAACAACGACTATCTCCTATATGACCTATTGTCACAAAATTCGGCGTACAAATCGCTATTATAAGTGTTGTTCCCATGCCATTACATTCTACATGTTGCTTGGAGTACTCATATATACGCTCATTAATAATCCCAACACTAGTATGTAACCACTCTTCTACTTTTTTTGGCTCATTCATATTATGCGTTTGCTTCCAATAATCATGGAATAATTGAATGGTCATCGAGCTAGCTACATCACCAGCTCGATGACCTCCCATTCCATCTGCTACTACCGCTAAAATATTTCCATCTAAATTGTGAAAAACTCCTGCACTATCTTCATTATGTTGACGAACTTTTCCTTTATCTGATAGAAACACGGCCTTCATCTCGTCACCTCGTCTCTTCTTTACGCTCCTTCGCACGCAACTGACCGCAGGCTGCATCAATATCATGACCTTGTTCACGGCGAATTGTTACATTCACTCCACGATCTTTTAACGTTTTTTCAAACAAGAAAATTTGTTCACGTGGCGTACGTACATAATCACGTTCAGGTACGTAGTTTACCGGAATTAAGTTCACATGACATTTTACACCTTTTAAGAGTACAGCAAGCTCTTCAGCGTGCTCAACTTGGTCATTTTCGCCTCCAAATAGTCCATATTCAAAAGTAATACGACGCCCTGTTCTATTTACATAGTATTTAATAGCTTCCATTAAATCAGGCAGCTTATAAGCACGGTTAATCGGCATTAATTTTGAACGTAATTCTGAGTTTGGAGCATGCAATGAAATCGCAAAATTAATTTGTAAGTCTTCTTCAGCGAACTTATAAATTTTCGGGATAATTCCACTCGTCGAAACTGTCATATGTCTTGCACCAATATGAAGCCCTTTCTCATGGTTAATGATGCGTAAGAATCCCATTAAATTATCGTAGTTATCAAATGGTTCTCCAATTCCCATAACAACAAGAGAACTTACACGTTCTTCTGATTCATCAAGTGCACGCTGCACTTCTACTACTTGTGCTACAATTTCTCCAGCTTCTAGGTTTCGCTTTAAACCGCCAAGCGTCGAAGCACAGAACGTACAACCAATACGACAACCCACTTGCGTTGTTACACAAATGGAATTTCCATATTCATGTCGCATTAATACCGTTTCAATAGAATATCCATCATATAATTGGAATAAGAATTTAATTGTTCCATCCGAAGACGTTTGTTTTACTAACGTGTTTAAAGTAGTAATATCAAAGGAATTCGACAATTTATCACGCAATCCTTTAGAAAGGTTTGACATATCCTCATAATTTTTTACACGTTTTTTATATAACCAATCAAAAATTTGTCCAGCACGGAATTTTGGTTCTCCTTGTTCCTTTAACCAATCTTGCATTTCATGGAGTTGTAAAGAGTAAATTGATGGTTTTTTCGTTTCTAAATTTTTCTTTTGTTTTCTCACAGTCGTTTCCACGATGCTACACCTTCTTCCTTAAACAAGCAATATAAAAGCCATCTGTTGCAAAATAATGCGGTAAAATTTGTACTTGACCTTCATCAATATACTGACTTAACTTTTCTGGCATACGCTCTTTTATCGTAGTATCCCACTCAAATTCAGGATGCTCTTGTAAAAATCGTTCTATTACTTGTTCATTTTCTATTTTCTCAATTGTGCACGTACTATAAACAAGGCGACCACCTTGTTTTAATAACGGTGCTATTTTTTCTAGTATTGCAAGTTGAATCGTCGATAATCTTTCACTATCGCCTTTATCTTTACCTAACTTAATATCAGGCTTACGTCTAATTACACCAAATCCAGAACATGGTGCATCTACTAATATTTTATCAAACGTTTCATTCGCAAAGTGTTCTTGCACTTTTCTAGCATCTAGTGCTTTTGTTTCGACATTTTCTAGACCAAGTCGCTCTGCTTGTTGTTTAATTAAACGTACTTTGTGCGCATGTAAATCAAGAGACATAACTTTACCAGTTCCTTTTAATCGCTCTGCGATGTGCGTTGTTTTTCCGCCCGGAGCAGCACAGCTATCAAGAACTACATCTCCCTCATTCGGTTCTAAAGCGCGTGCTACCAGCATAGAACTTTCATCTTGAATAGAAAGAAAACCTTTTTTGAACGCATCTGTATGCGCTACATTCCCTCTTTCAATTTGAATTGCATCATCTGACAAATCGCCACGCTTCGCTTCTATACCTTCACTAGCCAGCAACTCAATTGCTTCTTCTACTGTTATTTTATCAACATTTACACGTGCTGTTGGTACAGGTGGTAACATGTTCACTTCACACATTTTCTCTGCAGTTTCTAAACCAAATTCTGAAGTCCACTCTTGGACAAGCCAAACTGGATGACTTGTTGCAATTGCCAGACGTTCTACTGGATCCTTGATTTCATCTACAGAAGGTACCCCTTCTCTCTGAATCGAACGTAGTACACCATTTACCATACCAGCAATTCCTTTATGCCCGCGACGCTTTGCAATCTCAACCGCTTCATGAATAGCCGCTCTTTCGGGCACTCTGTCTAAATAAATCATTTGATATAAAGATAAGCGAAGCAATACTCTTACCCACGCCTCAACCTTCTTTTTTAAAAAGGGCTGTAAATAATAATCTAATGTGTCACGGCGTTGAATCGTTCCATATACAATTTCAGTTAATAAACCAATATCTTTTCTATCAATTTCATTTTTTTCAATTAGATTATTTAAAAGTAAGTTACTGTATGCACCACTTTTTTCTACTTGAATTAAACCATCAAGAGCTAATTCACGAACATTTTGTCTCATGCATTTTCTCCTAACTTCGTTCCAATTTCAGGTTTTGTGCCACGTAAAAATTGCGAACAACTCATACGCTTTTTACCAGAAGGTTGCAATTCAGTAATTTTAACACCTGTTTCATTACCAGTTGCTACAACAAAGCCATCTTCTTCGATCGCAACAATCGTACCAGCTTCAGCCGCTTTCGTTACAGGTACTTTTTCTCCCCACCATACTTTCACAACTTGTCCTGCTAAAGTTGTATAAGCAACTGGCCATGGATTCAATCCGCGAATGTGATTGTATACTTCTTCACCTGTTTTTGTCCAATCAATTTTCTCTTGCTCACGTTTTATATTATACGCAAACGTTACTTCTTCTTCATTTTGTTTAATTGGTTCTAACTTACCTTGAATTAATAAAGGTACTGTTTTAGATAGAAGGTGTGCTCCCGCTTCACTTAACTTATCGAATAACGAGCCTGTCGTTTCACGCTCTTCAATTTCCACTTCTACTTGCGTTAAGATATCACCAGCATCCAATTTTTCTACCATATACATAATTGTAATACCCGTTTTTTCTTTACCTTCCATAATTGCATAATGGATTGGTGCACCACCACGAAGCTCTGGAAGTAAAGAAGCGTGGACATTTATACATCCGTACTTCGGTGCTTCTAAAATTTCATTTGGTACAATCTGACCGAACGCAGCTGTTACAATTAAATCTGGCTCTAATGCCAATACTTTTTCATATTCATCTTTTTCACGAATTCTTAGCGGTTGTAACACTGGAATACCGTGTTTTTCTGCTTCAACTTTAACAGGTGTTGGTGTTAATACTTTTTTTCTCCCTACTGGACGATCTGGTTGCGTCACAACACCTATTACATCATAGCCATCTTCAATAAGACGACGAAGCACCGGCACTGAAAAGTCCGGTGTTCCCATAAATACTACTTTTATCATTTAAAAACCGCTCCTTTTAACACCTATTCTAATTCGTTTTCCTCATAGTATCTTGTCACTTTCGATGTAAATAACACACCGTGTAAATGATCGATTTCATGTTGAATTGCACGCGCTAAAAACCCTTCTGCTTCTAGTAAAAACACTTTACCTCGGCGATTTTGTGCACGTACTTTAATATAATCCGCACGTTCCACTTCACCATAAAGTCCCGGGAAGCTTAAACAGCCTTCGGGACCTACTTGTTCACCACGTTTTTCTAATATCGACGGATTGATTAACTCAATCTTTCCAGTATCATCACCGATATCAACTACCGCAACTTGCAAGCTTACACCTACTTGAGGCGCAGCTAAACCGACTCCGTCCGCAATTAACATTGTTTCATGCATATCTTTCAACAATTTCACTAACTTTTTATCAAAGTTAATTACTCTTTCACACGGTGCTTCTAACACTTCATTTGGATGCTTTACTATTTCTAAAACTGCCATATTTCCCTCCGCTACATTAACATTGTTGGATTAAAATCAATTGAGATTTGTAGCTCTTTTTGCATTTCTGCTTGATAATGTTCATTTACCATTTTGAGCACGTTCTTTAAGTTTGGTTCCCGTTTGTATTTTATCATGCATTGATAACGATATCTATCTTTTATCCTTGGAATTGCTGAAGCAACCGGTCCTAACACCATTGTTTGCTCTGTGCAGTGTGACCGTAAATGACCGACAATTTTTTCCGTCACTTGTACTGCCTTTAATAATTCCGGGTGAGATACCGTCACAAGTACAACATAGTAATAAGGTGGATATTGTCTCGTTCGTCTCATCTGCATTTCTTGGTCAAAAAACACATCATATTGTTGGTTCTTTGCTAACTCTATACTGTAATGTTCTGGCGTATACGTTTGAATTATAACTTCCCCTGGTAATTCATGTCTGCCTGCTCGTCCACTTACTTGCGTCAACAACTGATAAGTCTTTTCACTCGCCCGAAAATCTGGTAAGTGAAGCATCGTATCTGCAGTTAAAACTCCGACGAGTGTTACTTTAGGAAAATCTAATCCTTTCGCAATCATTTGCGTTCCAAGTAATATATCTGCTTTTTCTTCCCCGAACGCCTTTAATAATTTTTCATGCATTCCTTTGCGACTTGTCGTATCTACATCCATCCGAATGACTCGTGCTTCTGGAAATAGTTTTGTAATTTCTTCTTCTACCTTTTGTGTACCTGTACCAAAGAAACGAATATATGTACTTTGACAAGCAGGACACGCAGTCGGCATATTCTCTTCGTAACTGCAATAATGACATTTTAAACGATGGTTCATTTTATGATATGTGAGCGAGATATCACAATGCGGACATTGTACAACATACCCGCAATCCCGGCACATAACAAATGTAGAATGACCTCTTCTATTTAAAAAGAGCACCATTTGTTCTTTCTTTTCTAATCGATCTGCTATTTTTTCATGCAGTGCCTTCGAAAACATGGAACGATTCCCGTCACGAAGTTCTTCACGCATATCAACAATTTCTACTGTCGGTAAGGCTTGTTCGTTCATACGCTTTTCCATCGTTAGTAATTCGTACACACCTTTTTTCGCTCTTGCAAACGATTCAAGTGTCGGTGTCGCACTACCAAGAACGATAGGACATTTATGATACTGTCCCCTCCACACAGCTACATCCCTTGCATGATACCTCGGATTATCTTCCTGCTTATAGCTCGATTCATGCTCCTCATCAATAATAATAATCCCTAAATTTTCAAAAGGAGCAAATACAGCTGAACGTGCACCAACTACGACTTTCACTTCTTTTCTTAAAATCTTACGCCATTCATCATATTTTTCTCCAACAGACAGCGCACTATGAAGAACCGCAACTTGCGAGCCAAATCTACCTTTGAAACGATCTACCATCTGAGGTGTTAGTGCAATTTCAGGAACAAGCACAATCGCTTCTTTTCCTTTCTCGAGCACCTCTGCTATAGATTGTAAATATACTTCTGTCTTTCCACTTCCTGTAACACCATATAGTAAAAATGGATTGTAAGTTTCATTTGCAATTGATGATAAAATTGGTGCAATAACTCGCTCTTGTTCCTCCGTAAGTGGGAATGGTTTCGTTTGTTCAAAATCATCATCGTCATATGGATTCCGATATACTTCCACATACTTTTCTGAGATTAGCCCCTTTTTAACAAGTGCTTTAATCGGAGCATCTGTTATTTGCAACTCTTCTGTTATCACTTTCAACGGCACACTTTTATAATTTTCCACAAAATAATAGAGTACATCTTGTTGTTTTTTACTTTTCAGTTCAAATGCTGCTAATTCTAATTTATCTTCTGGCAACTCCGGTTGAACAACTCTTTGTTTCTTCTTTTGCACTTTATCTTTTACCTGATAAACAACTTCAATCGTACCATTTTTAATTTCTTGTTGAATTGTGCGGTATAGATGCGGCTGCGTCTCAATCGCTTCCCATTCTATCGCCTCTTTATTCTGAAATAAAAACAGTAGTTCAGGCGCTACTTCTTCTTGTTTACGAAGTTGTAGACGCTTTTTATATGTTGCTTTTATCGCTGTTGGAAGCATGACTTGAAAAGCTGAAATCATATAACATAACGTTTCACTTGTAAGCCAATATCCAAGTTTTAATAATTCCTCGTTCAAAACCGGCGTTACATCTAATATTTCATGGATTGTCTTTAACTTCTTGCTTTCTACTTCAGCCGAATCTTTGATCCCAATAATAAAACCTTGCAATTTCCTTGGGCCAAATGGAACTACTACACGCATGCCTGTCTGGACAATATCTTCCCATTTTTTAGGGATAATATAATCAAATGGTCGATCTGTCTGACGTGCAGGTACATCAACAATTACACTTGCAAATTTCATAGACGACCATCTTCTAACATCATTTCAATTTGCTTTAATATTTCACGCGCAACTTCTTTCTTCGTTAAAAGTGGTAACTCGATAATCTCTCCATCTTTTCTATACATTGTTACAATATTCGTATCTGTACCAAATCCAGCTCCTTGCGCTTTTACATCATTCGCAACAATCATATTTGCATTTTTTTCACGCAATTTTCTCGTTGCGTATTCTTCTACATTTGTCGTTTCAGCCGCAAAACCAATAAGTAACTGTTGGTCTTTCTTTTCACCTAACGTTTTTAAAATATCTACTGTTCTCTCTAGTTCAATTACAGCATCACCATTTTTCTTTTTCATTTTATTATCATGAACATATTTCGGGCGATAATCTGCAACTGCTGCTGTTTTAATGACAACATCTACGTTCTGATAATGTTGAAGTACTGCCTCTAACATATCTTGTGCAGATTCCACTTGCACTGTCGTTACATGTACTGGTGGATTTAATGCTGTCGGTCCCGAAACGAGTATGACATCAGCACCTAAGTTCGCTGCCACTTCTGCAAGCGCATATCCCATTTTTCCAGAAGAAAAATTGGTCATAAAACGAACTGGATCAATCTTTTCACGAGTTGGACCAGCAGTTATTAATATCTTTTTTCCTTGCAATGTTTTTTTTTCTGAAAAGGCCTCTTCTAACCGTGCAATAATCGCTTCTGGTTCTTCTAATCTTCCCTTCGCTACATAACCACAAGCTAAAAAACCTTCTCCAGGCTCAATAAATATATATCCTAACGTTTTTAACGTCATCATATTTTTTTGAACAATTTTATTTTCATACATATGCACATTCATAGCAGGTGCAATCCACACTGGGGCTGTAGTAGCTAACAAAGTAGTTGTAATCATATCATCTGCAATACCGTTAGCTAACTTTCCAATACAATTAGCTGTAGCTGGTGCAACAAGTACAACATCTGCCCAATCTGCTAAATCGATATGA from Bacillus basilensis includes the following:
- a CDS encoding Stp1/IreP family PP2C-type Ser/Thr phosphatase, translating into MKAVFLSDKGKVRQHNEDSAGVFHNLDGNILAVVADGMGGHRAGDVASSMTIQLFHDYWKQTHNMNEPKKVEEWLHTSVGIINERIYEYSKQHVECNGMGTTLIIAICTPNFVTIGHIGDSRCYMVSEGEISLVTEDHSLVNELVRHGEISKEDAEYHPKKNVLLRALGTEEKVGLDVKTLVLEEDDQLLLCSDGLSNKVSIADMQQVLQLNEQLETKGQRLIQLANDRGGEDNITLVLIDYAGSTNESR
- the def gene encoding peptide deformylase, translating into MAVLEIVKHPNEVLEAPCERVINFDKKLVKLLKDMHETMLIADGVGLAAPQVGVSLQVAVVDIGDDTGKIELINPSILEKRGEQVGPEGCLSFPGLYGEVERADYIKVRAQNRRGKVFLLEAEGFLARAIQHEIDHLHGVLFTSKVTRYYEENELE
- the fmt gene encoding methionyl-tRNA formyltransferase, coding for MIKVVFMGTPDFSVPVLRRLIEDGYDVIGVVTQPDRPVGRKKVLTPTPVKVEAEKHGIPVLQPLRIREKDEYEKVLALEPDLIVTAAFGQIVPNEILEAPKYGCINVHASLLPELRGGAPIHYAIMEGKEKTGITIMYMVEKLDAGDILTQVEVEIEERETTGSLFDKLSEAGAHLLSKTVPLLIQGKLEPIKQNEEEVTFAYNIKREQEKIDWTKTGEEVYNHIRGLNPWPVAYTTLAGQVVKVWWGEKVPVTKAAEAGTIVAIEEDGFVVATGNETGVKITELQPSGKKRMSCSQFLRGTKPEIGTKLGENA
- the rsmB gene encoding 16S rRNA (cytosine(967)-C(5))-methyltransferase RsmB → MRQNVRELALDGLIQVEKSGAYSNLLLNNLIEKNEIDRKDIGLLTEIVYGTIQRRDTLDYYLQPFLKKKVEAWVRVLLRLSLYQMIYLDRVPERAAIHEAVEIAKRRGHKGIAGMVNGVLRSIQREGVPSVDEIKDPVERLAIATSHPVWLVQEWTSEFGLETAEKMCEVNMLPPVPTARVNVDKITVEEAIELLASEGIEAKRGDLSDDAIQIERGNVAHTDAFKKGFLSIQDESSMLVARALEPNEGDVVLDSCAAPGGKTTHIAERLKGTGKVMSLDLHAHKVRLIKQQAERLGLENVETKALDARKVQEHFANETFDKILVDAPCSGFGVIRRKPDIKLGKDKGDSERLSTIQLAILEKIAPLLKQGGRLVYSTCTIEKIENEQVIERFLQEHPEFEWDTTIKERMPEKLSQYIDEGQVQILPHYFATDGFYIACLRKKV
- the rlmN gene encoding 23S rRNA (adenine(2503)-C(2))-methyltransferase RlmN, with product METTVRKQKKNLETKKPSIYSLQLHEMQDWLKEQGEPKFRAGQIFDWLYKKRVKNYEDMSNLSKGLRDKLSNSFDITTLNTLVKQTSSDGTIKFLFQLYDGYSIETVLMRHEYGNSICVTTQVGCRIGCTFCASTLGGLKRNLEAGEIVAQVVEVQRALDESEERVSSLVVMGIGEPFDNYDNLMGFLRIINHEKGLHIGARHMTVSTSGIIPKIYKFAEEDLQINFAISLHAPNSELRSKLMPINRAYKLPDLMEAIKYYVNRTGRRITFEYGLFGGENDQVEHAEELAVLLKGVKCHVNLIPVNYVPERDYVRTPREQIFLFEKTLKDRGVNVTIRREQGHDIDAACGQLRAKERKEETR